The Nocardioides campestrisoli genome includes a window with the following:
- a CDS encoding GDP-mannose 4,6-dehydratase translates to MTNPKRAFVTGITGQDGGHLVELLHSEGYQIYGLIRGQRNARREAVEREFPFLNLIEADLTDQTSLINALTVADPHEVYNLGAVSHVGYSFRNPQLTSDITAKGVLNLLEAVRITGLAEQVRFYQASTSEMFGGLDYNRPGPGYNEDSLFHPRSPYGVAKLYAHWIARNYRESYGMFVSTGILFNHEGERRGLEFVTRKITNAVAGIHLGLQKEIVLGDLWPKRDWGYAGDYVRGMWQILQHSEPDDFVLATGETHSIEDFLTLAFAEIGIVDWRPYVRQDPQFMRPAEVDILLGDPSKAERVLGWKREVDFRGLVSRMVAHDIQLRSGEIAPAITEH, encoded by the coding sequence ATGACAAACCCTAAGCGTGCTTTTGTTACTGGGATAACTGGGCAAGATGGTGGCCACCTAGTAGAGCTACTCCACTCGGAGGGTTACCAGATCTACGGCTTGATCCGCGGCCAGCGCAACGCGCGGCGGGAGGCGGTAGAGCGCGAGTTTCCGTTTCTGAATCTGATCGAGGCGGATCTAACAGATCAGACGTCGCTAATAAATGCACTAACGGTTGCAGATCCGCACGAGGTCTACAACTTGGGCGCGGTTTCGCACGTCGGATATTCGTTCCGGAACCCTCAGTTGACCAGTGACATCACGGCCAAGGGGGTGCTGAACCTGCTTGAAGCGGTTCGCATCACTGGCCTCGCCGAGCAGGTTAGATTCTACCAAGCATCCACTTCGGAAATGTTCGGCGGACTTGACTACAATCGGCCTGGACCAGGATATAACGAAGACTCCCTTTTTCACCCGAGAAGTCCTTATGGGGTGGCGAAACTGTATGCCCATTGGATCGCACGCAACTATCGTGAGAGCTATGGGATGTTCGTGTCGACGGGGATCTTGTTCAATCATGAAGGAGAGCGGAGAGGCCTTGAGTTCGTCACCCGGAAAATAACGAACGCTGTGGCGGGTATCCACTTGGGTCTTCAGAAGGAGATCGTTCTGGGAGATCTCTGGCCTAAGCGGGATTGGGGGTATGCGGGCGACTATGTCCGCGGAATGTGGCAGATCCTCCAGCATTCGGAACCGGACGACTTTGTCTTGGCAACTGGCGAAACGCACTCAATTGAGGACTTCTTGACCCTGGCCTTCGCGGAGATAGGAATCGTGGACTGGCGCCCATATGTTCGGCAGGACCCGCAGTTCATGAGACCTGCAGAAGTTGATATTCTTCTGGGTGATCCGAGTAAGGCGGAGCGGGTTCTAGGTTGGAAGAGGGAAGTCGATTTCAGGGGACTTGTGAGCAGAATGGTGGCCCACGATATCCAACTTCGCTCAGGTGAGATTGCCCCCGCCATCACTGAGCATTAG
- a CDS encoding NAD-dependent epimerase/dehydratase family protein, which yields MDVLVTGVQGFVGRHLVRELKQAGHVVLGLGSGGSAGEELSVDYYRAHDMTKPLPDLPAVDAVVHLAALAAVGPSFGSPQQYINTNSSMVTNLGEYLLKKSPQTLVLLISSGAVYSSSAAMPIREDGVLGHGSPYVVSKILTEHQAAYYAGRGGRWMVARPFNHFGPGQASGFLLPDLYDGLTQAERTNGDRFMTGDLTTSRDYTDVRDVVRAYRLLLESDLQNLTTVNVCSGTATTGEELLAVLRSCEVGRTVETVLDEARVRPNDPKQLFGSPDKLRHLTGWEPTISLNQTVRDFVEFRRGAKD from the coding sequence ATGGACGTGCTTGTTACGGGCGTGCAGGGATTCGTTGGACGCCACCTGGTGCGAGAACTCAAGCAGGCAGGACATGTCGTGCTCGGTCTCGGATCAGGAGGGTCAGCCGGTGAGGAGCTGAGTGTCGACTACTACAGGGCCCACGACATGACGAAGCCACTTCCGGATCTTCCTGCCGTTGACGCAGTTGTTCATCTCGCAGCTTTGGCCGCCGTTGGCCCCTCGTTTGGCTCGCCGCAGCAGTATATAAACACTAATAGTTCAATGGTGACAAACTTGGGGGAATACCTCCTGAAGAAGTCTCCGCAGACATTGGTCCTCTTAATCAGTAGCGGGGCCGTATACTCCAGTTCAGCCGCGATGCCAATCAGGGAGGACGGAGTTCTCGGGCACGGGTCACCTTACGTAGTCAGCAAGATATTGACGGAGCATCAGGCTGCGTACTACGCGGGCCGTGGCGGAAGGTGGATGGTTGCAAGACCGTTTAATCACTTCGGTCCAGGCCAAGCCTCTGGCTTTTTGCTCCCTGACCTCTACGATGGCCTCACGCAGGCCGAGCGTACTAATGGCGATCGCTTCATGACCGGCGACCTGACGACGAGTCGCGACTACACAGACGTTCGCGACGTAGTCCGCGCCTATCGATTGCTGCTCGAAAGTGACCTGCAGAATCTAACCACCGTGAACGTCTGTTCTGGGACCGCCACGACTGGGGAGGAACTCCTGGCGGTTCTGCGAAGTTGCGAGGTCGGCCGTACAGTTGAGACCGTTCTTGATGAGGCTAGGGTGCGCCCCAATGACCCCAAGCAACTCTTTGGATCTCCCGATAAGCTTAGGCATCTAACTGGCTGGGAGCCGACTATTTCCCTCAATCAAACCGTCCGGGATTTCGTGGAGTTCCGGCGCGGCGCGAAGGATTAG
- a CDS encoding glycosyltransferase family 4 protein: MVRDASWEPVVFVPRGVGVPGVFAQEAEKGCLRASGPRHQARSLTNLPRVIEPLAMGAKIVLSAVLLCASREFRRADVVHANTSRSAVYGAVAAWLTRKPLVVHLRDRVDRESLGSFGERALSWILKHRAEGVIANSDATLRTAERHIRRPAACETIWSHTGTAIADDAYPTVADLRRLEAGSRITVGMVARLDPWKGQEVLLRAVSLLPSDIRRKIAVVLVGGTSFGHAGFEGELRKLSSELGVADIVEFTGHVEDVVQHIDQFDICVQCSTRPEPLGQNVLQYLARGRPIVVADEGGPRELVTEGVSGSLFASRQPQSLADSLRALVETSSLRRSLASGALASMRGASDQELSSRYARFFAMIALGVSREL; the protein is encoded by the coding sequence ATGGTTAGAGACGCATCATGGGAGCCCGTGGTCTTTGTACCCCGCGGTGTGGGTGTCCCCGGGGTCTTCGCTCAAGAGGCCGAGAAGGGATGTCTGCGCGCCAGCGGACCTAGGCACCAAGCGAGGTCGCTTACTAACCTGCCGCGGGTCATCGAACCTCTCGCGATGGGGGCGAAGATTGTGCTTTCGGCCGTTCTGTTATGCGCGTCCCGCGAGTTTAGACGGGCTGATGTCGTGCATGCGAACACTTCGCGGTCAGCCGTTTACGGTGCCGTCGCTGCTTGGCTCACCCGCAAGCCACTGGTTGTACATCTTCGGGATCGAGTAGACCGAGAGTCGCTGGGTTCGTTTGGTGAACGCGCCCTGTCATGGATTCTCAAACATAGGGCTGAGGGTGTGATTGCGAACTCTGACGCCACATTAAGGACGGCGGAACGGCATATTCGGCGACCGGCTGCATGCGAAACGATCTGGAGTCATACCGGAACGGCTATCGCTGATGACGCGTACCCAACGGTTGCGGATCTCCGCAGACTTGAAGCGGGGTCGCGGATCACGGTGGGCATGGTTGCGCGGCTCGACCCCTGGAAGGGTCAAGAGGTCCTCCTGAGGGCTGTATCTCTGCTTCCGAGCGACATCAGGAGAAAGATCGCGGTCGTCCTCGTCGGAGGAACTTCCTTCGGCCACGCCGGTTTCGAGGGTGAGCTACGCAAGCTTAGTTCGGAACTTGGAGTGGCAGACATTGTAGAGTTCACCGGCCATGTCGAGGATGTTGTCCAGCACATCGATCAGTTCGACATATGTGTTCAATGTTCCACCCGGCCCGAACCTCTCGGTCAGAACGTACTGCAGTACTTGGCTCGCGGCCGTCCGATTGTCGTTGCTGATGAGGGTGGCCCGCGCGAGCTCGTGACGGAAGGCGTCAGTGGAAGCTTGTTCGCCAGTAGGCAGCCACAATCCCTGGCCGACTCCCTCCGAGCATTGGTTGAGACAAGTTCTCTGAGACGGTCTCTTGCGTCTGGCGCCCTTGCGAGCATGCGGGGCGCGAGCGACCAAGAACTCTCGTCGCGGTATGCGCGCTTCTTCGCGATGATCGCTCTCGGAGTCAGTCGCGAGCTGTAG
- a CDS encoding IS256 family transposase has protein sequence MTAPHILDPAGLLGEALAEASPDLMRSLLQTIINALLSADADAVVGAEYGQPTPGRTAQRNGYRRRPLDTRVGTIDVAIPKLRKGTYFPEWLLERRKRSESALITVVADCYLAGVSTRRMDKLVKTLGIDSLSKSQVSRMAAELDEHVEQFRHRPLDAAGPFTFVAADALTMKVREGGRVINAVVLLATGVNGDGHREVLGMRVATSETGAAWNEFFADLVARGLTGVRLVTSDAHQGLVEAVAANLPGAAWQRCRTHYAANLMSVTPKAMWPAVKAMLHSVYDQPDRPAVHAQFDRLLDYVHGKLPEVHDHLDAARGDILAFTEFPKDVWTQIWSNNPAERLNREIRRRTDAVGIFPTRAAIVRLVGAVLAEQTDEWAEGRRYLGLDLLARCRVNLVPDIDTEIGADQLPALTA, from the coding sequence ATGACCGCACCACACATTCTCGACCCTGCCGGCCTGCTGGGTGAAGCCCTGGCCGAGGCGAGTCCGGATCTGATGCGTTCGCTGCTGCAGACGATCATCAACGCCCTGCTGTCCGCGGATGCCGACGCCGTCGTGGGCGCCGAGTACGGGCAGCCCACGCCGGGCCGCACGGCGCAGCGCAACGGCTACCGCCGTCGCCCGTTGGACACCCGGGTCGGCACGATCGACGTGGCGATCCCGAAGCTGCGGAAGGGCACCTACTTCCCGGAGTGGCTCCTGGAGCGCCGCAAGCGCTCGGAGTCCGCGCTGATCACGGTGGTGGCCGACTGCTATCTCGCCGGCGTCAGCACCCGGCGGATGGACAAGCTGGTCAAGACCCTGGGAATCGACTCCCTGTCGAAGTCGCAGGTCTCCCGGATGGCCGCCGAGCTGGATGAGCACGTCGAGCAGTTCCGCCACCGCCCCCTCGATGCTGCGGGCCCGTTCACCTTCGTCGCTGCTGACGCGCTCACGATGAAGGTCCGAGAGGGCGGCCGAGTGATCAACGCGGTGGTCCTGCTGGCCACCGGCGTCAACGGTGATGGGCACCGCGAGGTCCTCGGCATGCGCGTGGCCACGAGTGAGACCGGGGCGGCGTGGAACGAGTTCTTCGCCGACCTCGTCGCCCGCGGCCTGACCGGTGTCCGTCTGGTCACCAGTGACGCCCACCAGGGCCTGGTCGAAGCGGTCGCAGCGAACCTGCCCGGAGCCGCCTGGCAACGCTGCCGCACCCACTACGCCGCGAACCTCATGAGCGTGACCCCGAAAGCGATGTGGCCGGCGGTCAAGGCGATGCTGCACTCGGTCTACGACCAGCCCGACCGTCCCGCGGTGCACGCCCAGTTCGACCGGCTCCTGGACTACGTCCACGGCAAGCTGCCCGAGGTCCACGACCACCTCGACGCCGCCCGCGGCGACATCCTCGCCTTCACCGAGTTCCCCAAGGACGTATGGACCCAGATCTGGTCCAACAACCCCGCCGAGCGGCTCAACCGCGAGATCCGGCGCCGCACCGACGCCGTAGGCATCTTCCCCACCCGCGCAGCCATCGTCCGCCTGGTCGGAGCCGTCCTGGCCGAGCAGACCGACGAATGGGCCGAAGGCCGCCGCTACCTCGGACTCGACCTCCTGGCCCGCTGCCGCGTCAACCTCGTCCCCGACATCGACACCGAGATCGGAGCTGATCAACTGCCCGCCCTGACCGCCTAG
- a CDS encoding acyltransferase, with protein sequence MARCLTLFDREVLRHLPPRIGLKLRLATLRRLGAIIGTGVQLGSGVRILHPPGLVLEDGASVARDVTLDARGGLTLKRDCLIGFESILLTSTHNSAEVGIPIQAQGMYLAPVLIEERAWLGARTVMLPGTTAGTDSVVGTASVVTRDVPCEAIVVGIPAKVLRQRT encoded by the coding sequence ATGGCGCGATGCCTGACGCTATTCGACCGCGAAGTCCTAAGGCATCTCCCGCCGCGAATCGGACTCAAACTCAGACTTGCAACCCTTCGACGTCTCGGCGCCATAATCGGTACCGGCGTGCAACTGGGGTCGGGCGTACGGATTTTGCATCCGCCGGGCCTCGTGCTCGAGGACGGGGCAAGTGTGGCCCGTGACGTGACTTTGGACGCTCGAGGCGGACTGACCCTCAAAAGGGATTGCCTCATCGGTTTCGAATCGATCCTCCTGACCTCAACGCATAACAGTGCCGAAGTGGGGATCCCGATCCAAGCGCAGGGAATGTATTTAGCGCCGGTCCTAATAGAAGAGCGCGCTTGGCTGGGCGCACGCACCGTAATGCTTCCCGGGACGACGGCAGGCACCGATTCAGTCGTCGGCACAGCGTCGGTCGTAACGAGAGACGTACCATGCGAGGCAATTGTCGTGGGAATCCCCGCGAAGGTGCTGCGCCAGCGCACATGA
- a CDS encoding glycosyltransferase family 4 protein has product MHQSLVVLASPATVGAGVYIYWQRMAPALTELGWQVTILTPGSPGSSTPELNLRPAAIRWIRTDLRKHLEQTQATHLITSIPQSDILVHYGLGRPTIPWFTFAHGQPFPVMGQANPVKSRLWREAWINSARASDGILAVSRELATQVGAWTRIPVQVVGPCLKEATPQFGKTIEPPLHVAFVGRLSYEKDPLLFGAIAQASRDLPATFHVYGDGPLGTELRREFPFMTFHGHTQDMLSAYKKMHVLLMTSRSEGLGMVSLEASQSAVAPLVAGVGGAGETIHPDLHSRLIVPNKQRGNVIQWRERIQWLAEAENWSRVTAMQAQYVATTFDPSSAATRLSQALLNA; this is encoded by the coding sequence GTGCACCAGTCTCTCGTAGTCCTTGCATCGCCAGCCACCGTGGGCGCCGGGGTCTACATTTACTGGCAGCGGATGGCACCTGCCCTTACGGAACTGGGATGGCAGGTCACAATCCTCACCCCTGGCAGTCCAGGGAGCTCCACGCCCGAGCTGAATTTGAGACCTGCGGCGATTCGCTGGATCAGAACTGATCTGCGCAAACACTTGGAGCAAACGCAGGCGACGCACCTCATTACTTCAATCCCTCAGAGCGATATCCTCGTCCATTACGGCCTTGGACGTCCAACTATTCCATGGTTCACCTTTGCCCATGGCCAACCGTTCCCAGTCATGGGTCAGGCAAACCCGGTGAAAAGTCGCCTCTGGCGCGAAGCCTGGATCAATTCGGCTCGCGCATCGGACGGGATCCTCGCAGTCTCCCGGGAACTCGCTACCCAGGTAGGAGCATGGACCAGGATTCCCGTTCAGGTCGTGGGGCCATGCTTAAAAGAAGCAACGCCACAATTCGGGAAGACGATTGAGCCTCCCCTGCATGTCGCCTTTGTAGGCAGACTGAGTTACGAGAAAGACCCTCTTCTGTTCGGGGCCATCGCTCAGGCATCCAGAGACCTACCTGCCACCTTCCACGTCTACGGCGACGGCCCTCTGGGCACAGAACTCCGAAGAGAGTTCCCGTTCATGACATTCCATGGCCACACTCAAGATATGCTGAGTGCATATAAAAAGATGCATGTCCTGTTGATGACGTCTCGGAGTGAGGGACTCGGCATGGTCTCCCTAGAGGCATCACAAAGTGCGGTCGCACCTCTAGTCGCCGGGGTCGGCGGCGCAGGGGAAACGATACACCCGGACTTGCATTCACGCTTGATAGTGCCTAACAAGCAAAGGGGTAACGTGATTCAGTGGCGCGAGCGGATTCAGTGGCTCGCTGAAGCGGAAAACTGGTCTCGAGTCACGGCAATGCAGGCGCAATACGTCGCCACCACGTTCGACCCGAGCTCGGCAGCAACGCGTCTATCTCAGGCATTACTAAACGCCTGA
- the cysN gene encoding sulfate adenylyltransferase subunit CysN has product MSPEISPVAEKHQGRAPMDLLRFATAGSVDDGKSTLIGRLLLDSKSIFEDQLESVESTSKSKGYDYTDLALLTDGLRSEREQGITIDVAYRYFATPSRKFIIADTPGHIQYTRNMVTGASTADLGLVLVDARQGLTEQSRRHAVLLSLLRVPHLVLAVNKMDLVDWDEAVYERIHAEFTAFATKLNIPDLEVIPISALNGDNVVNRSENTPWYHGPTLMHHLEHVHVASDRDLVDVRFPVQYVVRPKSDAHHDYRGYAGQVAGGILKPGDEVVVLPSGMTSKIAGIDLFDKEIDQAFPPMSVTVRLEDDVDVSRGDMIARINNAPKPSQDIDAMICWMTTEPLKPRQKLAIKHTTRSARALVKDIQYRLDVNTLHRDQDTKELGLNEIGRVQLRTTVPLLCDPYSKNRTTGSFILIDEATGVTVGAGMINQGS; this is encoded by the coding sequence ATGAGCCCCGAGATCTCGCCCGTCGCTGAGAAGCACCAGGGACGGGCCCCGATGGACCTGCTCCGCTTCGCCACCGCCGGTTCCGTGGACGACGGCAAGTCGACCCTGATCGGCCGACTGCTGCTCGACTCCAAGTCGATCTTCGAGGACCAGCTCGAGTCGGTCGAGTCGACGTCGAAGTCCAAGGGCTACGACTACACCGACCTGGCGCTGCTGACCGACGGTCTGCGCTCCGAGCGCGAGCAGGGCATCACCATCGACGTGGCCTACCGCTACTTCGCGACCCCGAGCCGCAAGTTCATCATCGCGGACACCCCCGGCCACATCCAGTACACCCGGAACATGGTCACCGGCGCCTCGACCGCCGACCTGGGCCTGGTGCTGGTCGATGCTCGTCAGGGCCTGACCGAGCAGTCGCGCCGTCACGCGGTGCTGCTTTCGTTGCTCCGCGTCCCGCACCTGGTGCTGGCCGTGAACAAGATGGACCTGGTCGACTGGGACGAGGCCGTCTACGAGCGGATCCACGCCGAGTTCACCGCTTTCGCGACCAAGCTGAACATCCCCGACCTCGAGGTCATCCCGATCTCGGCGCTCAACGGCGACAACGTGGTCAACCGCAGCGAGAACACGCCGTGGTACCACGGGCCCACGCTGATGCACCACCTCGAGCACGTGCACGTGGCCTCGGACCGCGACCTGGTCGACGTCCGCTTCCCCGTGCAGTACGTCGTGCGCCCCAAGTCGGACGCGCACCACGACTACCGCGGGTACGCCGGTCAGGTGGCCGGCGGCATCTTGAAGCCGGGCGACGAGGTCGTCGTGCTGCCGAGCGGCATGACCTCCAAGATCGCGGGGATCGACCTCTTCGACAAGGAGATCGACCAGGCGTTCCCGCCGATGTCGGTCACCGTGCGCCTCGAGGACGACGTCGACGTGAGCCGCGGCGACATGATCGCCCGGATCAACAACGCGCCCAAGCCCAGCCAGGACATCGACGCGATGATCTGCTGGATGACCACCGAGCCGCTCAAGCCGCGCCAGAAGCTGGCGATCAAGCACACGACCCGTTCGGCTCGCGCGCTGGTGAAGGACATCCAGTACCGGTTGGACGTCAACACGCTGCACCGCGACCAGGACACCAAGGAGCTTGGGCTCAACGAGATCGGGCGGGTTCAACTCCGGACGACGGTGCCCCTGCTGTGCGACCCGTACTCGAAGAACCGGACGACGGGGTCGTTCATCCTCATTGACGAGGCGACGGGCGTGACAGTTGGAGCCGGAATGATCAACCAGGGATCTTGA
- the cysD gene encoding sulfate adenylyltransferase subunit CysD, with the protein MTHTHADYQLSQLDQLEAESIHIFREVAAEFEKPVLMFSGGKDSIVMMRLAEKAFFPAKIPFPVLQVDTGLDFDEVLATRDNWVNRLGVRMIVASVDDAIARGVIVDDGKTSRNRLQIGTLLNAIEEEGFTAAFGGGRRDEEKARAKERVYSHRDEFGQWDPKMQRPELWSLYNGRIHPGEHMRIFPISNWTELDVWHYIDREGIEIPSIYFAHERQVIKRDGMWLSLSDAVQPKEGETVETKMVRFRTVGDKSQTGCVESEAKTTQEIIDEIAIARVTERGATRGDDRFSEAAMEDRKKEGYF; encoded by the coding sequence ATGACCCACACCCACGCCGACTACCAGCTGAGTCAGCTCGACCAGCTCGAGGCGGAGTCGATCCACATCTTCCGCGAGGTCGCCGCGGAGTTCGAGAAGCCGGTGCTGATGTTCTCCGGCGGCAAGGACTCCATCGTGATGATGCGTCTGGCGGAGAAGGCGTTCTTCCCCGCGAAGATCCCCTTCCCCGTGCTCCAGGTCGACACCGGCCTGGACTTCGACGAGGTGCTTGCCACCCGGGACAATTGGGTCAACCGACTGGGCGTGCGGATGATCGTCGCGAGTGTCGACGACGCCATCGCACGCGGCGTGATCGTCGACGATGGCAAGACCTCCCGCAACCGCCTGCAGATCGGCACCCTGCTCAACGCCATCGAGGAGGAGGGCTTCACCGCCGCCTTCGGTGGCGGCCGCCGCGACGAGGAGAAGGCCCGGGCCAAGGAGCGCGTCTACTCCCACCGTGACGAGTTCGGTCAGTGGGACCCCAAGATGCAGCGCCCCGAGCTGTGGAGCCTCTACAACGGGCGCATCCACCCGGGCGAGCACATGCGGATCTTCCCGATCTCGAACTGGACCGAGCTCGACGTCTGGCACTACATCGACCGCGAGGGCATCGAGATCCCGTCGATCTACTTCGCGCACGAGCGCCAGGTGATCAAGCGCGACGGCATGTGGCTGAGCCTCTCCGACGCCGTGCAGCCGAAGGAAGGCGAGACCGTCGAGACCAAGATGGTCCGGTTCCGCACCGTCGGCGACAAGTCGCAGACCGGGTGCGTGGAGTCCGAGGCCAAGACGACCCAAGAGATCATCGACGAGATCGCGATCGCCCGGGTGACCGAGCGCGGAGCGACTCGCGGTGACGACCGATTCTCCGAGGCGGCCATGGAAGACCGCAAGAAGGAAGGCTACTTCTGA
- a CDS encoding Ig-like domain repeat protein, translating into MKKLIAATAAAGLLSAGLIGAAGTAQAAPYPPTVETNPKVQGPLNAVAPGTPVKIRVNIAAAGNAKPKGKVTFVVRKPNGKKVKTVTRKYNSAKNFSVGKLPRGNYKVQVKFKTGKNSVFKNSKNSVRFKVGR; encoded by the coding sequence ATGAAGAAGCTCATCGCCGCTACCGCCGCCGCTGGCCTCCTGTCCGCCGGCCTGATCGGCGCCGCCGGGACCGCGCAGGCCGCGCCCTACCCGCCCACCGTGGAGACCAATCCCAAGGTGCAGGGTCCGCTCAACGCCGTGGCGCCCGGCACGCCGGTGAAGATCCGCGTCAACATCGCCGCTGCGGGCAACGCCAAGCCCAAGGGCAAGGTGACCTTCGTGGTGCGCAAGCCCAACGGCAAGAAGGTCAAGACCGTCACCCGCAAGTACAACAGCGCCAAGAACTTCTCCGTGGGCAAGCTGCCCCGCGGTAACTACAAGGTCCAGGTGAAGTTCAAGACCGGCAAGAACTCGGTCTTCAAGAACTCCAAGAACTCTGTGCGTTTCAAGGTCGGCCGCTGA